In Mangifera indica cultivar Alphonso chromosome 14, CATAS_Mindica_2.1, whole genome shotgun sequence, the DNA window GTAAAATGAGACACGGTTATTAAGCTTGTTATTATAGGAAAAACGTCGTCAGGTGACACTGTCATGCGTTGCAGGTTTGTCTTTACAATGAGATTCATTGTAAAATTGAATACATCATCTTATCTGATCTCTGTTTTGCTTGCATGGTCCAAGTCTTCTGTAATCAATAATTGATTGGCGTGCTTTCATGAAAAAGCATTGTTATAATAGTACTCAATGCTAAGTCTGTTTACAGAACCAATTCAAGTTCTTCACttcttttattgctttttaCCTAAGTAGTAGctgtattttgtttttagatttgTGTGCTGAAGAACTGTCAGGCATCCCAAATGCAAATTCTCTGTTAATTTTTCTTGGGAATAACTAGTATTTAGGATTTATCTTTTCTGAtattgttttttactttttatggGAAAAAGTTTTGCATTATATTTTTGTGGTCCTTATTTTATGTGTGAACCCTTATTGAATCAAAACTAAACCTTCATCTTTCTCACCTATTGTCATCATTTCATTTTTCCACTTCATTAATGTTGTTCTCAATGTGTCACtgttaatttaaatgaaaatgcacACAATTTTGAGAACCCTACAAAATTTCCCTGTTGTATATAATTTGGCATGCCATGTCTGCTAACAATGTGTGTCTTTTTGCCAACTTGTTCAGATTTCATCTGCCAACTTTGTTTAGGCTGATTCCTTTTACTAATATCTTGAAGGATACAAGTGCACATATTATAAATTCCTAGAAATATGATAATCTGATAAATGGACTACATATTATAAATTCCTTATatctgaaaagaaaattaaatatacccTTAGTTCCTGGTAATATTTTGACTTAACATGAGAAACACACTGTATCTAGCTTGTTCACTGATGTGTATATGAATTTCCCAGGTTGGGTTGCAGTATTTGGCCGGAGATATATGTGGAGGTAATGCTCGGTGTATTGCAATGCTTCACGCTTTTCAGGAAGCCATTAAAGACTACACCACACCAGCTGAGAAAACTCTTGTTAGAGATTTGGCAGGAAAAATCAGTAGTTATGTCTCATTTCTGATTGAGTGCCGGCCACTTTCCATGAGCATGGGAAATGCAATTAGGTTTCTGAAAAATCGAATTGCAAAATTACCTCTGACTTGTTCAGAATCAGAAGCAAAAGCTTCTCTATGTAATGACATTGATCGTTTTATTAATGAGAAGATAATACTTGCTGATAAGGTGATTGTTAGACATGCAGCTACAAAGGTCAGGGATGGTGATGTTCTGCTCACTTATGGATCATCATGTGTGGTTGAGATGATTTTTTTGTATGCCCATGAGCTTGGAAAACAGTTTCGGGTTGTGGTGGTAGACTCACGACCAAAGCTTGAAGGCCAAGCATTGCTTCGTAGGCTGGTAGCAAAGGGCTTGAGTTGCACGTATACTCATATAAATGCTGTTTCATACATTATGCATGAAGTTACACGAGTTTTTCTGGGTGCTTCATCTGTATTGTCTAATGGAACCGTATATTCAAGGGTTGGGACTGCATGTGTTGCTATGGTAGCTCACTCATTCCATGTTCCAGTCCTAATCTGCTGCGAAGCATACAAATTTCATGAAAGAGTACAGCTTGATTCGATCTGCTCAAATGAACTAGGTACTGCTTGTTTAGTCACAAATGAGATAACTTCTGCTTTAAAAGTAACTGCATTAAAACGACTTATCTTGCAGGTGATCCAAATGCTATTGCCAAGGTTCCTGGAAGAATAGATTTGGATAAAGGAACCAATAAAGAAAATCTTCAACATCTGAATTTGATgtaagtttttgattttttatcacagagaagaaaacagaagaatactatttattttgaaGTTCCCAATTTTTTCAACTTAAGGGATGTAGCATTGAGTTGAAGTTTGCATGTTATGTGATGATAATATAATTGTAGTTGCCTACATGATCCACATCACTGGAGATGTAAAAGTTGAGATATATACTTGGGATGCAAGATAAGtttatttgaatgattttcaCTTGTCTTTCTATGGTATGGTAACAGGTATGACGCCACTCCTTCAGATTATGTCTCTATGATTGTCACAGATTATGGCATGGTAAGTCATGTTGTGCAGAAAATAtcgaaatattagttttattatctAATGAGGAGTATACTTGGAATGCTTGCTTTCATTCCATGACTGCAAAAATATGAACCACTTTTTCATCTTCAAGTTTATTAGATATTGCTTCAAGAAATCAATTAgctaatgataataattttcaaatccacattttaataatttgcaTCAAAAAGGAATTTGTGACTTCTATTCATGATCTATGGATTGTCTATTACTTTCAGTTTGTGAAATTGTTTTTCCAACTGGTCATGTAACTTATGGTCATAAACTAGGCCAATGTCATAGATGCTTGAGATTTCTTTAAAGTGTTagttatcttttttctcttcttcttcttcttctactcaTTTGCAGATCCCTCCCACAAGTGTGCCTGTAATTGTTCGAGAGTATCGAAGGGAGTATTTATTGATATAGAAATATTCGTGTTGAGATTCTTGGATAAAGGGTGAAGTTCATGCTGCCTCCGATTACACACGAGGGATTGCTTTTACATATGCGTGAGAGAATTTAACTCTTacaactttttcaaaaatgtaGTTTGATTTAAAGTCGCTCTTGATCATtctttatgcataaataaagaATTCATTTCATATTATGTCAAATTAGTTGCTTCTCTGTGAAAATTCACTGGTGAGTTTTGGTAGTTCATTTCCTTCTTGTATTTTGtggtcccttttttttttaatgaactgTTTATCATCTTCCTTCTATTGGTTGCTGTactataattgtatatttaaggGTGTGTTAAAGAGTTTTTGAAGTAACAGAAATCTTCTGCTTTGTAAGTTTTTGATATAACAATAGAAGGTTAATCtagaaaatatatgtttaacactaattaagcaaaaatctttttttaattgagtttttacTACTAAAATTTGTGTGTTAAAATGGATGCATAAAGATTAATGAGGGTTTTAATTAGATTACAGGTTTATGGAAATAATCAAAAATTGGCGAAGTCTATGCCTACATATATAaccattaatttcaatttttttaaaatgaaaatagcCAACGTATAACTCTAATTGTACCCCTTTTCCATTGAAAAATGGACAGGTAAATTTTGGATGATTTATTATCGTATGCCTACTGGGTCAAGGGTTGTTAAGAATGTCACGAGGGAAAATTGggttttaattaaagaaatcaGTTACATTGGTAATACATGTAAGTCCAACTtctttattatgtttaaaatctCCTggtttctttaaataaaaatccttgtaataatattcaaatagaattaagatattatgacataaatttatagccttaatttttttttttttcattttgtgaatcattattttttattaattcaatggtgataaataaatattaacttagGATCTTTTATCATGGTTGGATTTGGATAGACTAAGGTACATAGTTTAAAAATGATGTcaaaaaaattaagtgaaaattttaagtatacCAGATCATAGTTTTTATCTTGATTAAACCATACATATTTATTGTTGAGTTAATTACATTGtactaaaataatgtttttaaaattcaatccaatatAGTCATGAACATTTTGATGGTAAATTATTTTTCGTTTCATCCAAATGAATACCAATTTGATactaataataatgtgttatcgtatgattaaatgttacttattttttattttaaaatcatctaattatataaagatatatcattattacGATCCAAATTAAAAGTCTTGTAATTTATAAGCGcatatagtttatttttaagtaaaaaagatGCAGATATTTCAGCGAACAGATTTACTAGGCTGCTCAATGTGAAATCTTCACCATATTAATCCCTTTAAAATTACCCCCTTTCTTGTTAGCATTCTCATGACATCCTGAACTGTACTAATAATTCTAACAACcgcctttcttttcttttatctgGGGTGAAAGCTAAATTACAAGTCTGATCTGAACATCACATTCTTGCACTCAATTCTTCTAAGTTGTCTCTGTTAATCACTTCTGTTTCTTGTCCGAACCAGATGCGTTATTATCTGATGCAGCAGTTGCCAATTCCATTAACCTTTCATAGTCTATCTCAGTTGATCTATACTTAAATTTCATGCCACCCTGAGTCCAAGACCTTATACAAAGGATAGCTTGTGTGCTATCATGCGGCATACAAAATCGTTCTTTGTTGATCTCATCACCTTTACTGCAAAAAAGTTCTTCAGGAGCTACTGAAGTTGCCTGCACAGCCAAGAAATCCCGAGCCATCACAGACAGTCGAGGGTATCGGGTACTGTTCACCTTCCACCACTCCAGAACATCTGTTGGTATTGGAGCAGGAGGCTCAGAGAGATACTGAGTGAGCTCATCTGTGGCAGTGCTTATGCTTCCCCTTCGTTTCTTTCGGGCGATTTCCTCTGCGAAAGAAACACTACCTCCATCTTCCATCTCTTGAGCACTGTAGCCGCTTGTCATGGATGAGAAATGGCTAGTGGAATAGTTTCTTACAAAATGGGCTCTTGCTTCTTCCAGATAATTTTCTGCATTAAGGTTCTCAGGAATGAGTTCACATTTGATCCGGGGATCAAGAATGGCTGTCATGTAGGTGAAAATGTTGCAAACTTGGTTGTTGTAATTCCTGGCCTTCTTGGCCATGTCTTCGGCTGCATTCTTTAGCCAATCTGGGCTATGTCGGCATTCTCTGCACATAGTAATCATCTCAGAAATGTGATCCATGAAGAAGAGAACCAGTCCAATAGTTGGCATTTTGTTGGTGCACATGTTATTGGTGGTCTTATAGAAAGGTTCTAAGTATCCATGCACAACGCTGACCACATTCTTCTCTGCAGGGGTCAGTAGCATTCGACTGCCTAGTGTTTCATCATGCTTCCTGATAACAGCATCCATGGTCTTCCCAGCCTGCAATCACAGCATCATTAGCTACTAAATTCACATCTGGAGTTCAAAATGAGAGAGATGAGCAGTCTACTATCTAATATCTTAATCGATTCAAGGAGACATGAATAAGTACCTTCTGCACTATATCAAGCATTTGGTAATTGCCACTCCACCGCACTGAAGCGTCGACGGGAAATTTCCAACTACCTTCTCGATAAGCTGTTGAAATCTGAACAAAATCATCAGAGAAATCTGTAGATTCATTCAACTCAAGAGCAAACTCCCTGATTCTGGAGATTAATGGTTTTGTAGTTCTCAGTCCATCATCTATGATCAAGTTAAGAGTTTGAGCAGCACATGGGATATAGCAGAAGGGTCCTGCTTTCTGAGTATCAAACTCCTCTTTTAAAGAATGGCATGCATGGACTGCATTCGGACTGTTATCATGAGTACAGGACAGAACTCTATTCTCGATATTGTATGTCTTAAGAACCTTCACTAGAGAGTGAAAGATTTCAGAATCCCCACAAGGGTAAGGTATGTGGCATATATCAAGAAGCACTTTACGAAAGGACCAACTTTCATCAATCCATTGACATGTGACactcatataaaatatttgctcATAGGAAGTCCAGAAATCAAGAGTGATTGAGACTTTAGAAGAAACCTGTTCCAAAGATGCCCTTATATCTTCCCTCATGCTTCTAAAAACTTCACATAGAACTGCTTTGTACTTCTCACCTGACCAAAGTTGTATTGACGGATTTAGAAATTTAAAGGAGTTTGCTAACCACTTCTCCTCCATGGTTGAAGGAGGAAGAGAAGCTAAAATAAGCCACTTAATGAGCAACCAGTTTAGATGATCATAATCCAATTGGTGTGCCTTGCCCTGAGGTTGAGATTTTTTAACAACAGTAATAGGCTGAGGAACTGAACTGGTGACAATATCCCCTGCCTTATCATATCCTGGATGCCGATTAGCGAGGTGCCTACCCAAATTACCTTACACAACAAAGGAATACCATCAGATGCAAGAAAGATTACATATTAGTTTTCAGACTCCAACATGCTCAGGACTCCCACTAAGCTGGATGATATCAAAATAGATCCGCCGAACTGTTAAGAAGGTATAAAATAAAGAGTAATTTGCGAATCAGGTTTCTACTAAAGACAGTCTTTATGTGATGTCAATTGCAAGTGAGCTTCGGAACATCTGATATTTGCTTCAACCTGAAAACTTTGAACTCAGAAAGCGTACGATTATAAATGGGTAGTTACTGCAGGATCTGCTTGGATAATGATAAATCCTAATATCCAAgaatacaaaatttaacattgtatgaagaaataattgaaattgaggcAAATGCATGAACTGTACCAGTGGCAGTAGCAATGGAATAGCTTTGTCCACAAAACTTGCACCTCCGACTTTTTCCATCAGGAGCTGTCTCAAAAAACTTGAGATATACTGATGTCATGGTCTTCTTTCTTGGTTTTGCTGAAGGCAAGGCATTTCCCTTTTCTGAAGAGCCCAATCCAATTTCTATGGGATCAATGCTTGGAATTAGTGACATGTCCATCACGTGTTTAGTTTCCGCGTCTACTCCTAGAAGCAACAACAAGAAGTAAATGGCAGATTCATAACCATAAGAAAGATTCATATTCTTGAATGGCAAACTGACAACCATATCagcaattttcttcttctttttttttgggtaataagAAACGCTATTCAAGTCAAACCGCCCTTTTGGGACAAAACCAATCTCACCAAGCAGGTCAAACCCCAGATCCAATGATCGACcagtcaaaaatattttcttggtATGTCGTCGGAGGGACTTGAATCTAAGCTCTCCACCTTGGAGCCCAACCCCTTTACACCAAAGCCACCCCTTGGGGGCTATCAGCAATATTCTTTTATTGAGATAGAAATTACCAATAACCATGTTTGGAAAATATATACATGAAGCAAACTGCAGTTGAATTCCAGATAAGGTTTTGATTTTCAAAGAAAGAGCAACtttgctttctttattttttattttttattttttgcttttccaagaatttaaaaatagaatgctttttctttctttttcttagcAGCTTATCAAAGCCTTTTAAGAAACATAATATGCACAGGAATCATTTAGTTTAAGCCAATGAAGCCTAGACCTAAAAATGTTATTGGTTACATAAACAAATTAGAATGGAGTGAGTCAATGATATGTGTGTAAAATGGTATAAAAAGTGAATTTCAAGTTATCTCCATCttagaaaataaattcaagCAAACATTCTCCAATGTTTTACAGATATCTCATCTAACAATTTCCCAACACATCTCTAGGAAAAATAGGCGGTTTCACCActtgatgaaattcaaaatcagtttaattttattCCATAATGTATCTAATTTTAGCAATTTTTTTCCTCAGTTAATTACAAAATACAGCAAACTAATACAAAAAAGAGTACAAATACTGAAAAAGCCTCATAATCCAAAGTTCATAATTATCAGCAATGACAACGTAATCCAACAATCAAAGTAATATAAATGCTTCAATTCATTGATTACCATCAACATAATGTACCGCCTGCATCTCCCTAATGCAAAATCGCTCTTGTACTGAATCTCAATCCAAAAACATTATAACTTTAATTACACTAATACCTCAATAACATGAATAAACAAACATTAGAAGCAAATTATTTAGGTTAAATTACAGAGCAAAGAATGCTGCTCAACCATTGCAACTTATAACTAGTTAATTTAGGAACTAAACAATAGCTCAACTAAAGTAACATCTAAATCCCTTTCCCATGAACATTTTAAGTTTCCCAAAAGAATTTacataatgaaaataataaatgccTTGATCATATCGAAGATTAACAAGAAAACTTTGTAGGCATGAATTTGCAATACCTTTATACGTTTTATATGCATTATTTACGGTCCAATCCATCGAGTTCCCAGCTTTCCCACTTACAATACCAGCCTGaaaatccaatcaaattaaagaaaaaaaaaaactaaaaatctaaaaGAACCCAACTTGAATAGACGTGTTTATAGTTTAAGTCTTTAATCTTACCCCAAAATTCATGCGCCCACCTGAACTGAGCTGGGCTGAGTTGAGCTGAGCTGATCCTATACTTGGTTAAGAAAAGGAACCTTAAAGTGAGCTGTCTTCGGCTCGGTTatttaagggtaaaaaaaaaaaaaaaagcaggaAAAGTCACTGATCATGAATCCAATCACTGACGTAGGGTTTCTTCTACATTAGAATTTAGAAATTCTGATTTGAGGCTTCAAAACGACGTCGTAGCTCTGTAACggaaaatatgtaaattaaaatttatagagaGAGGGAGACAGAAATGGAGGGAGACGGAAGGTGGAAAGAGAGGAGAGAGATCGGCGGCGCTTTTGGATCTGAGCCGGATCTGAGCCGAAAAAGAGAAGGATCagcttttttattttggcaGAGCCGCGACGCCTATTTCAGATCTAATCGCGGACTTCAACGGCTTTGGCAGACTCTCAGAGTGAAAGAAAGTGTGTTTGTGTGGCTCGGCTGGTGAGTGAGTGAGATGGAAATTAACTCAACTCGTGCGAGTGGCTCATAACCCGCTACTTAAACTAAACTCGCTGATTAAACTCACTCATGCCAACTCACATCCCTTGTCTTTAACCCGccaaaaatagaataaaaacataataatttattttaaatatgattatataattaaatattatattattttaatttaaaataaattaaattaaatcaatcggtccaatcaatttaattgttatctgttaaaataaaataaaaattgatttaaaaaaaatattttaacaatctaaatgatttgaattatgattgaaactattttgattaataatttaaaaatttaacttttttaaactaaggtttcaatttgaatctcaattttttagtaatttgggAAAAACCACCAAACcacataaaaatttattttatttttatattttatgtgtattagaatttatttttatattaaaataatttaaaatatataattaattatataaaaatgatttaaatattatttttaatatttatttaaataatttattgatcgGGTTAAATTGTCTTCTCATCGGATGATGTTCAATTCCTTCGTCAaaatagaggtaaaattataaaattaaaaaaaattgaaaattatgtaccttatttatttatttatatagtggTGGGCTACAGTGGGCTGGCTGTAGCGGCTTACTAAAAAAGAACAGTGAGTTTAGTTAGCTTTGGTGTGGTGAGCCCAAGGTGGCCGCTAGCTTCGGGTTGGCTTCAAGTGAAATCGTTTCCTGATTGTTGTTTAAAAACAActaacatattaatttaataaataaataaatataaaatttaacatatttttacttaaaaaataaataacttgtatccaa includes these proteins:
- the LOC123196662 gene encoding uncharacterized protein LOC123196662, which gives rise to MNFGAGIVSGKAGNSMDWTVNNAYKTYKGVDAETKHVMDMSLIPSIDPIEIGLGSSEKGNALPSAKPRKKTMTSVYLKFFETAPDGKSRRCKFCGQSYSIATATGNLGRHLANRHPGYDKAGDIVTSSVPQPITVVKKSQPQGKAHQLDYDHLNWLLIKWLILASLPPSTMEEKWLANSFKFLNPSIQLWSGEKYKAVLCEVFRSMREDIRASLEQVSSKVSITLDFWTSYEQIFYMSVTCQWIDESWSFRKVLLDICHIPYPCGDSEIFHSLVKVLKTYNIENRVLSCTHDNSPNAVHACHSLKEEFDTQKAGPFCYIPCAAQTLNLIIDDGLRTTKPLISRIREFALELNESTDFSDDFVQISTAYREGSWKFPVDASVRWSGNYQMLDIVQKAGKTMDAVIRKHDETLGSRMLLTPAEKNVVSVVHGYLEPFYKTTNNMCTNKMPTIGLVLFFMDHISEMITMCRECRHSPDWLKNAAEDMAKKARNYNNQVCNIFTYMTAILDPRIKCELIPENLNAENYLEEARAHFVRNYSTSHFSSMTSGYSAQEMEDGGSVSFAEEIARKKRRGSISTATDELTQYLSEPPAPIPTDVLEWWKVNSTRYPRLSVMARDFLAVQATSVAPEELFCSKGDEINKERFCMPHDSTQAILCIRSWTQGGMKFKYRSTEIDYERLMELATAASDNNASGSDKKQK